A portion of the Streptomyces sp. NBC_00376 genome contains these proteins:
- a CDS encoding MlaE family ABC transporter permease, with protein sequence MSMLSWLDRSGEQLTFYVRALIWVPRTLRRYLREVQRLLAEVAFGSGGLGVIGGTIGVMVAMTLFTGTVVGLQGYAALNQIGTSAFTGFISAYFNTREIAPLVAGLALSATVGAGFTAQLGAMRINEEVDALEAMGVRSMPYLVSTRIIAGVVAIIPLYAIGLLSSYLASRYITVLFNGQSEGTYDHYFNLFLSPDDVLLSVLKVLIFSVMVILAHCYYGFHATGGPAGVGVAVGRSVRNAIVLISVTDFFLSLAIWGATTTVKVAG encoded by the coding sequence ATGTCGATGCTCAGCTGGCTCGACCGATCCGGTGAACAACTCACCTTCTACGTACGTGCGTTGATCTGGGTTCCCCGCACCCTGCGCCGCTATCTGCGCGAGGTCCAGCGGCTGCTGGCCGAAGTGGCCTTCGGCAGCGGCGGACTCGGTGTCATCGGCGGCACCATCGGCGTGATGGTCGCGATGACGCTCTTCACCGGCACCGTCGTCGGTCTCCAGGGGTATGCGGCCCTCAACCAGATCGGCACCTCAGCCTTCACCGGCTTCATCTCCGCCTACTTCAACACCCGCGAGATCGCCCCGCTTGTCGCCGGACTCGCACTCTCCGCGACCGTCGGCGCGGGCTTCACCGCCCAGCTCGGCGCGATGCGGATCAACGAGGAGGTCGACGCCCTGGAGGCGATGGGGGTGCGGTCCATGCCGTACCTCGTCTCCACCCGGATCATCGCCGGGGTCGTCGCGATCATCCCGCTGTACGCGATCGGGCTGCTCTCCTCGTACCTGGCGTCCCGGTACATCACGGTCCTGTTCAACGGCCAGTCCGAGGGCACGTACGACCACTACTTCAATCTCTTCCTCTCCCCGGACGACGTGCTGCTGTCGGTGCTCAAGGTGCTGATCTTCAGTGTGATGGTGATCCTCGCCCACTGCTACTACGGCTTCCACGCCACAGGCGGGCCCGCCGGAGTGGGCGTCGCGGTCGGGCGGTCGGTGCGCAACGCCATCGTGCTCATCAGCGTCACCGACTTCTTCCTCTCCCTCGCCATCTGGGGCGCGACCACGACGGTGAAGGTGGCCGGCTGA
- a CDS encoding MlaE family ABC transporter permease: MTAPMPVRPPEPPPAEAAGATASQRPEQKAPNRLLSPLRETGKLFSLAATVSREVFRRPFQVREFIEQFWFVASVTILPAALVSIPFGAVIALQVGSLTQQLGAQSFTGGASVLAVIQQASPIIVALLISGAAGSAICADLGSRKIREELDAMEVMGVSPIQRLVVPRVLATMLVAVLLNGLVSVVGTLGGYFFNVILQHGTPGAYLASFSALAQLPDLYISEVKALIFGFIAGIVAAYRGLNPRGGPKGVGDAVNQSVVITFMLLFFVNTVLTAIYLQIVPAKGS, translated from the coding sequence GTGACGGCCCCCATGCCGGTGCGGCCCCCCGAGCCGCCTCCGGCCGAGGCGGCCGGCGCGACGGCGTCCCAGCGGCCGGAGCAGAAGGCCCCGAACCGGCTGCTCTCCCCGCTGCGCGAGACCGGGAAGCTTTTCTCGCTCGCTGCGACCGTGAGCCGGGAGGTCTTCCGACGTCCATTTCAGGTACGGGAGTTCATCGAGCAGTTCTGGTTCGTCGCCAGCGTCACCATCCTGCCCGCCGCACTCGTCTCGATCCCGTTCGGCGCGGTCATCGCCCTCCAGGTCGGCTCGCTGACCCAGCAGCTCGGCGCGCAGTCGTTCACCGGCGGCGCCAGCGTACTCGCCGTCATCCAGCAGGCCAGCCCCATCATCGTGGCCCTGCTGATCTCCGGCGCTGCGGGCTCCGCCATCTGCGCGGACCTCGGATCGCGGAAGATCCGCGAGGAACTCGACGCGATGGAGGTCATGGGCGTCTCGCCCATCCAGCGCCTCGTCGTCCCCCGCGTCCTGGCCACCATGCTGGTCGCCGTACTGCTGAACGGGCTCGTCTCCGTCGTCGGCACGCTCGGCGGCTACTTCTTCAACGTGATCCTCCAGCACGGCACCCCCGGCGCCTACCTGGCCAGCTTCTCCGCCCTCGCCCAGCTCCCCGACCTGTACATCAGCGAGGTCAAGGCGCTGATCTTCGGCTTCATCGCGGGCATCGTCGCCGCCTACCGGGGACTCAACCCGCGCGGCGGCCCCAAGGGTGTCGGTGATGCGGTGAACCAGTCCGTCGTCATCACCTTCATGCTGCTGTTCTTCGTGAACACGGTCCTCACGGCGATCTACCTCCAGATCGTCCCCGCGAAGGGGAGCTGA
- a CDS encoding ABC transporter ATP-binding protein, whose product MGIEVVVEGLTKSFGKQNIWQDVTLTLPAGEVSVMLGPSGTGKTVFLKSIIGLLKPEQGRVLINGVDMVNSPEREIMETRKLFGLMFQDGALFGSMSLFDNIAFPLREHTRKKESEIRRIVMERIDIVGLLGAEDKLPGEISGGMRKRAGLARALVLDPQIILCDEPDSGLDPVRTAYISQLLIDLNAQIDATMLIVTHNLDIAATVPDNMGMLFCRNLVTFGPREVLLTSDMPVVSQFLAGRREGPIGMAEEKDAATLAEEEMNGYGVGISSANAPRTVVPQLEPSPGMPVRQAALRRRERVLSMMGQLPEAARTAIMKSYTPAVGGERL is encoded by the coding sequence ATGGGAATCGAAGTAGTAGTCGAGGGCCTCACGAAGTCCTTCGGCAAGCAGAACATCTGGCAGGACGTCACCCTCACACTGCCCGCCGGAGAAGTGAGCGTGATGCTCGGGCCTTCCGGCACCGGAAAGACCGTCTTCCTGAAATCCATCATCGGTCTGCTGAAGCCGGAACAGGGTCGCGTCCTCATCAATGGCGTCGACATGGTGAACAGCCCGGAACGCGAGATCATGGAGACCCGGAAACTCTTCGGGCTCATGTTCCAGGACGGCGCCCTCTTCGGATCGATGTCGCTCTTCGACAACATCGCCTTCCCCTTGCGTGAACACACCCGCAAGAAGGAATCCGAGATCCGGCGGATCGTCATGGAGCGGATCGACATCGTCGGCCTCCTCGGGGCCGAGGACAAACTGCCGGGCGAGATCTCCGGCGGAATGCGCAAGAGGGCCGGCCTGGCCCGCGCCCTCGTCCTGGATCCGCAGATCATCCTCTGCGACGAACCGGACTCCGGACTCGACCCGGTCCGCACCGCGTACATCTCCCAGCTGCTCATCGATCTCAACGCGCAGATCGACGCGACGATGCTGATCGTCACCCACAACCTCGACATCGCGGCCACCGTCCCGGACAACATGGGGATGCTCTTCTGCCGCAACCTCGTCACTTTCGGACCGCGCGAGGTGCTGCTCACCAGCGACATGCCGGTCGTCTCCCAGTTCCTCGCGGGACGCCGCGAAGGGCCCATCGGGATGGCGGAGGAGAAGGACGCCGCCACCCTCGCCGAGGAGGAGATGAACGGCTACGGGGTCGGCATCAGCTCCGCCAACGCGCCCCGCACCGTCGTACCCCAGCTGGAGCCCTCGCCCGGCATGCCCGTCCGGCAGGCCGCGTTGCGCCGCCGGGAACGGGTCCTGTCGATGATGGGCCAGCTGCCCGAGGCCGCCCGCACGGCCATCATGAAGAGCTACACCCCGGCCGTGGGCGGTGAACGCCTGTGA
- a CDS encoding DUF6801 domain-containing protein: protein MASNVRWTTRQPARIAAGGLLVVAATFLPGADSMADAPRTEISLDYNCRSPQGTYSIAAVVAGRFPAGGAVGRPVESRDVTVRVDLPKAALDELAELDATAVSAVAQLKVLHAMSKKSVIAEWSGLQAPAQDIAGQDSLGLEAAGAVPTATFGSPGTATLSASDLTLALNPLKEDGSAAVPDVIEVACRPVDGADATLASFTIDGPVSEKPVEPTPDLPDLPDLAGKLPPSQREKLNDARRAARAEGDPDPEPCPFPPISIPTPAETYVAGFTNVKKLKSAALLGPAHLNVILMKTYTADPCTDTFTVLSEAEFDYKGRRQMPPAQGTFLTYGFMPTTATMVMTQVGPPALIKSVSHNADPRIPEDTTVTAEFQLTISNVRVNGEPLDVGSNCRTVKPIKQTLYAFGTGNPPSGYTVNRGGTMSGDTDIPAFTGCGVDEDVSPLLTASISGSGNYIKMTQSPLCVGSNPDSPDCPPKKPVPER, encoded by the coding sequence ATGGCAAGCAACGTGCGCTGGACAACTCGCCAGCCCGCGCGAATTGCCGCCGGTGGCCTCCTGGTCGTCGCGGCCACCTTTCTTCCGGGCGCGGATTCGATGGCCGATGCGCCGCGAACGGAGATATCCCTCGACTACAACTGCCGGTCCCCGCAAGGTACGTATTCGATAGCGGCGGTCGTCGCGGGGCGATTCCCGGCAGGCGGCGCGGTGGGCCGACCGGTGGAGTCCCGCGATGTGACGGTGCGGGTCGATCTGCCGAAGGCCGCGCTGGACGAGCTGGCAGAGCTCGACGCCACCGCCGTGTCGGCCGTCGCGCAACTGAAGGTCCTGCACGCCATGTCGAAGAAGTCCGTCATAGCCGAGTGGTCCGGGCTCCAGGCTCCCGCGCAGGACATCGCCGGGCAGGACAGTCTCGGGCTCGAAGCCGCGGGCGCGGTCCCGACGGCCACGTTCGGCTCGCCCGGCACCGCCACCCTGTCCGCCTCGGACCTGACGCTGGCTCTGAACCCGTTGAAAGAGGACGGCTCGGCCGCCGTACCGGACGTCATCGAAGTCGCGTGCCGGCCCGTGGACGGAGCGGACGCCACACTCGCTTCCTTCACCATCGACGGCCCGGTGTCGGAGAAGCCCGTCGAGCCCACCCCCGACCTGCCCGACCTGCCCGACCTCGCCGGGAAGCTCCCGCCCAGCCAGCGGGAGAAGCTGAACGACGCCCGCCGCGCGGCCAGGGCGGAGGGCGACCCCGATCCCGAACCGTGCCCCTTTCCGCCGATTTCCATTCCCACGCCGGCCGAGACATACGTGGCAGGGTTCACGAACGTCAAGAAGCTCAAATCGGCGGCGCTGCTCGGGCCCGCACATCTGAATGTCATTCTGATGAAGACGTACACCGCAGATCCGTGCACGGACACCTTCACGGTGCTCAGTGAAGCAGAATTCGACTACAAGGGGCGTCGGCAAATGCCTCCGGCGCAGGGGACATTCCTCACCTACGGATTCATGCCGACGACCGCGACCATGGTGATGACCCAGGTGGGTCCGCCCGCCCTCATCAAGTCCGTCAGCCACAACGCCGACCCCAGGATCCCGGAGGACACGACCGTCACCGCCGAGTTCCAACTCACCATCAGCAATGTCCGCGTCAATGGCGAACCCCTCGACGTGGGCTCCAACTGCCGGACGGTCAAACCGATCAAGCAGACGCTCTACGCATTCGGTACGGGCAATCCGCCCTCGGGATACACGGTCAACCGCGGCGGCACGATGAGTGGGGATACCGATATCCCGGCATTCACGGGCTGCGGTGTCGACGAGGACGTGTCACCACTGCTGACGGCGTCCATCTCCGGTAGCGGAAACTACATCAAGATGACGCAGTCCCCCCTGTGCGTGGGCAGCAACCCGGACAGCCCGGACTGTCCCCCGAAGAAGCCCGTTCCGGAACGCTGA